Proteins co-encoded in one Gracilimonas sediminicola genomic window:
- the rlmD gene encoding 23S rRNA (uracil(1939)-C(5))-methyltransferase RlmD, whose amino-acid sequence MSLKKGQEVELEIIDAAFKGKGLAKVDGLAVFVPGTTPGDKVKARIVKKKKKHREAKLLEVLEPSPHRIEPKCQHAKVCGGCSWQHIPYQKQIEFKSQQVRDHIERIGGLDGSIVKEAVGADQEFYYRNKMEYSISSRRWLTEEEIRSDEYVDDSAFAAGLHAPGRFDKILNLKECHLQVKESFEILDFVRSYCIEHGIEPYDTFENTGFMRHVMIRNSHHTDDFMVNLVTYQDDQEVMQKMTKALLDEFSFITTIVNNVNDTKSPTAVGRFEKVLHGPGYIVDKIGEFTFKIHPNAFFQTNTAQAEKLYEIARDYAELEDGDVVYDLYCGVGTLSLFMSKPAKHVLGIELVDVAVENARFNAKENEVGNVSFIKGDMKDVFTQEVVDEYGAPNVLITDPPRAGMHPDVVERLCELKVPRIVYVSCNSSTMARDLKELKEVYEIEEVQPVDMFPQTYHIEAVAKLKLRD is encoded by the coding sequence ATGTCGCTTAAAAAAGGTCAGGAAGTAGAACTCGAAATTATAGATGCGGCGTTTAAGGGTAAAGGTTTGGCAAAGGTGGATGGACTTGCCGTATTTGTACCCGGCACCACCCCGGGAGATAAAGTAAAAGCCCGAATCGTTAAAAAGAAAAAGAAGCACCGGGAGGCAAAACTGCTTGAGGTGTTGGAACCCAGTCCGCACCGCATTGAGCCTAAGTGCCAGCATGCCAAAGTCTGTGGCGGTTGCAGCTGGCAGCATATCCCCTACCAGAAACAGATTGAGTTCAAAAGCCAGCAGGTTCGGGATCACATCGAGCGAATTGGCGGGCTGGATGGTTCCATCGTCAAAGAAGCAGTCGGTGCCGATCAGGAGTTTTACTACCGGAATAAGATGGAGTACAGCATCAGCTCACGCCGCTGGCTCACGGAAGAAGAAATCCGGAGCGATGAGTATGTGGATGATTCTGCCTTTGCAGCCGGACTTCATGCCCCGGGGCGTTTTGATAAAATCCTGAACTTGAAGGAATGTCACCTGCAGGTGAAAGAATCGTTTGAGATTCTGGATTTCGTGAGAAGCTACTGCATTGAGCACGGCATTGAACCGTACGATACCTTTGAAAACACCGGTTTTATGCGGCACGTGATGATCCGAAACTCCCATCACACCGATGACTTTATGGTGAACCTGGTGACGTACCAGGATGATCAGGAAGTAATGCAAAAGATGACAAAAGCCTTGCTTGATGAATTCTCCTTCATCACCACCATCGTGAATAATGTGAACGATACGAAAAGTCCAACGGCAGTCGGACGCTTTGAGAAAGTGCTGCACGGCCCGGGTTACATTGTCGATAAAATCGGGGAATTTACCTTCAAGATTCACCCCAATGCATTTTTTCAAACCAATACCGCACAAGCAGAAAAGCTGTATGAAATTGCCCGGGATTACGCCGAACTGGAAGACGGTGATGTTGTGTATGACCTGTATTGCGGAGTGGGTACCCTGAGTTTATTTATGAGCAAACCGGCCAAGCACGTTCTGGGAATCGAACTGGTGGATGTGGCCGTTGAAAATGCACGGTTCAACGCAAAAGAGAATGAAGTCGGGAATGTTTCTTTCATTAAGGGAGATATGAAAGATGTATTTACCCAGGAAGTGGTAGATGAATACGGGGCTCCCAATGTACTGATCACCGACCCTCCCCGCGCCGGCATGCACCCGGATGTGGTTGAACGGCTTTGTGAGCTGAAAGTCCCTCGCATTGTATACGTAAGCTGTAACAGCTCCACCATGGCGCGCGACCTGAAAGAACTAAAGGAAGTGTATGAGATCGAAGAAGTGCAGCCGGTGGATATGTTCCCTCAAACCTATCACATTGAAGCGGTAGCCAAGCTGAAGCTTCGGGATTAA